From the Synechococcus sp. HK01-R genome, one window contains:
- a CDS encoding long-chain fatty aldehyde decarbonylase: protein MTQLDFASAAYREAYSRINGVVIVGEGLANRHFQMLARRIPADRDELQRLGRMEGDHASAFVGCGRNLGVVADLPLARRLFQPLHDLFKRHDHDGNRAECLVIQGLIVECFAVAAYRHYLPVADAYARPITAAVMNDESEHLDYAETWLQRHFDQVKARVSAVVVEALPLTLAILQTLASDLQQIGMDPVETLASFSELFRESLEAVGFESKEARRLLMRAAARMAP from the coding sequence ATGACCCAGCTCGACTTTGCCAGTGCGGCCTACCGCGAGGCCTACAGCCGGATCAACGGCGTTGTGATTGTGGGCGAAGGTCTCGCCAATCGCCATTTTCAGATGTTGGCGCGGCGCATTCCCGCTGATCGCGACGAGCTGCAGCGGCTCGGACGGATGGAGGGGGACCATGCCAGCGCCTTTGTGGGCTGTGGCCGCAACCTCGGCGTGGTGGCCGATCTCCCCCTGGCCCGCCGCCTGTTTCAGCCTCTCCATGATCTGTTCAAACGTCACGACCACGACGGCAATCGGGCTGAATGCCTGGTGATCCAGGGGTTGATCGTGGAATGTTTCGCCGTGGCGGCTTACCGCCACTATCTGCCGGTGGCCGATGCCTACGCCCGGCCGATCACCGCAGCGGTGATGAACGATGAATCGGAACACCTCGACTACGCCGAGACCTGGCTGCAGCGCCATTTCGATCAGGTGAAGGCCCGGGTCAGCGCGGTGGTGGTGGAGGCGTTGCCGCTCACCCTGGCCATCCTGCAGACGCTCGCCAGTGACCTGCAGCAGATCGGCATGGATCCGGTCGAGACCCTCGCCAGCTTCAGCGAGCTGTTCCGCGAGTCGTTGGAAGCGGTGGGTTTTGAGAGCAAGGAGGCGCGGCGACTGCTGATGCGAGCGGCCGCCCGGATGGCCCCTTGA
- a CDS encoding glycosyltransferase — translation MTPTDPFPRVFIGFDPREDVAVNVLTDSMQRHASAPVQIAQIRLSQLRSVYTRPHNPLQSTEFSFSRFLVPWLCGYEGWALFIDADMLCLGDLAELWALRDDRYAVQVVKHQHDCESGTKFQGMPQTPYRRKNWSSVMLFNCGRCKALTPQVVNTASGLELHQFQWLEDGEIGELPPQWNVLVGVQDVPEDARILHYTLGGPWFDDCQTMPRSELWTQARQALNHPLALQASS, via the coding sequence ATGACACCCACCGATCCATTTCCCCGCGTCTTCATTGGTTTTGATCCGCGCGAAGACGTGGCGGTGAATGTCCTCACCGATTCGATGCAGCGTCATGCCAGCGCGCCGGTGCAGATCGCCCAGATCCGCCTCTCCCAGCTGCGCTCGGTGTACACCCGGCCGCACAATCCACTGCAGAGCACGGAATTCTCCTTCAGTCGCTTTCTGGTGCCGTGGCTCTGCGGCTACGAGGGTTGGGCCCTCTTCATCGATGCCGACATGCTCTGCCTCGGTGATCTGGCTGAACTCTGGGCCCTGCGCGACGACCGCTATGCGGTGCAGGTGGTCAAGCATCAGCACGACTGCGAGTCGGGCACCAAATTCCAGGGCATGCCCCAGACCCCCTATCGCCGCAAGAACTGGTCGTCGGTGATGTTGTTCAACTGTGGTCGCTGCAAGGCACTCACCCCCCAGGTGGTGAACACGGCCAGCGGTCTGGAGCTGCACCAGTTCCAATGGCTCGAGGACGGCGAGATCGGCGAACTGCCGCCGCAATGGAATGTGCTGGTGGGTGTGCAGGACGTTCCCGAAGACGCCCGCATCCTCCATTACACCCTGGGCGGTCCCTGGTTTGACGACTGCCAGACCATGCCTCGCTCTGAGCTCTGGACACAGGCCCGCCAGGCCCTCAACCACCCATTAGCGCTTCAAGCTTCTTCGTGA